Within Thermococcus celer Vu 13 = JCM 8558, the genomic segment CTCTCTCGAGTTCCTCGCCTATTTTCGGTGTGGCCCCCCTCTTCTTTCCGGAGGTGTCAACTATGCCGCCTATGACGAACGCTTTGGCCCTGAGGTCGTCCTCGCCTAAAACCTCGTCCGCCCAGGGGTCGAGGAGGACGACCTCGTCGATGCCGTTCTCCTTCAGGAACTCAGCAGTGGAACCTTCGTAGGCCGTTATCCTGTCGAGTGGGCCGTAGAAGAGCCTCTTAAACTCCTCGTTGGCGGGGGCGACGACGAGCTCCCTCCCCGTGAAGCGCTCCTTCAGGAGACCGTAGCTCTGGATCACCTGGAGGCATACCTTGCCCTTTTCCTTTTGAGTGTGCTCCCCCCAGAGCGAGAGGTCGATCACGAAGCGGGGCCACTCCGGGAGCCTTGAGCGGAGCTCCTCCGGAGAGAGAACGATCTCGAATTTCTCCGCCATGCAGAGGGGCGCGTAGGCGTAGTGGGAGCCTTCCACGCGGTTGCCGTTCAGGTCCCAGGCGACCGAGGTCTTCTCCGGAACGCGGAAGATGGCGCCCTTGCCGTTGATCATCTCAAGCGCGACGTCCTGGAGTTTGTTCCTTGACTTCCGGAACCGCTTTGAGAGCACCCCGAAGCTCTCGATTCCCCTCTCCCTCAACGCGTCCCTGAGAACATCGGCGAGCGTTTTCATGGTCATCGGTTGGGGGTCGGACTGGGGTTTAAAAGGTTTGCGCGGTTTGGGCCAAGTTTTTAATACTTTAATCCCAGTTCGCCTGTGATGAGGTCAAAGAATGAAGGTTTCAAGGGTTTAATGGAGCAGGAGCTAACCGTGCTTTTGGCCTACCTTCTTGGCTTAGCCGCCCTCATAACGTTCCCCTACTTCCTGACCCGTAGGACTCCTCCCGGTTACATTATCGGGGGTGACACCCTCGTCCACGCCGCGATCTCAAGGGGGATACTCCTCGGGAGAAACCCCTTTCTCGATCAGACCTACAACGTTCCGCCCAACTGGTACCCCTTCCTCTATCACCTCATCGTGGCAGGAACCTCAAAGGTTTTGGGGTTCTCAATAGAGGAGAGCATGATATTCCTCCAGGTGGTGTTCACGATCTCCATGCTTCTCGTTGTTTTCTACGTGGCCAAAGAGCTGTGGGGAGGGCTGGCTGGAATCGGGGCTATGGCCCTTTCGTTTCTGCTTTTGACTGCACATAGATACCCGAACCCCAAGGAACTGGCTCCGTTGCTCGGTCTCATCTCTTTCTTCCTCTTCGCAAGGTCGAGGTTCTGGCTCTCCGGGCTCGCCATGGGGTTCGCGTTCTGGACGCACTTCGGGTTCGTTCTCCCGATCGCTGGCCTTCCTTTGGTTATGTTCATGATCAAGCGCGATAAACGCTATTTGATCCCCCTTCTTGTCTCCTTCCTTGTATTCCTGCCGTTCGTAATCAACGCAGCGCTCCACGCCCAGAATCCACCCCGAATAGAAGACATATACCGATTCTGGGAGACCGATACACCTGAGAAAAAGCTTCTTAGCCTTATGCCATCCCTTTATCTCCTTCCTTTTGTTGGCGTTGGCCTGTTAAAGTGGGCCAGACGGAGAGATCCTTACGCTGACGAACTCCTGATCTTGATTGTCCTAATCTGGCTCGCGAGACTCTCTCCCATACTCCTGAAGCCATTTGGAATCGAGCTCTGGTCGTCCAGATTCACCGGACTTCTCCCTTACTCCTACATCCTGCTGTCGGCTTACGGCATCTCGGGGGTTGATGTCTCCAGCATTAAAGTTAAAGCCGTAGTCCTCGGCACTCTGCTTATTGTGCTCCCGCTTGCGGGGGCATTGAACTTTTGGGACTCCGTGAACGGTGATGGCTTCGTGAAGGTATCGGAGATGGATTTCGATCACTACTATCCACCGGAGCATTTCCCTGAAATCGCCAGTTGGATCATCCAGAACACCGGGCGCGATGACGTTGTGGCGACCAGTGAGGAAGCTGGGATGATGCTAAACGCCATGACGGGCAGGCCGATAATTGCAACGCTCTACGGACACGGCAACGTCTTCCTCAACAACGAAAAACGAAGACATGACCTTAGAACATTGTTCGCGGGGAACTGCAAGGAGAAGGAATCGGTAATAAGAAGGTACAGAGTTAAGTACATAGTAGTTGACCCATTCGTGCTTCAAAAGTGGGGAAGGACTAACATGTCGTGCGTCGCCCATCCCGTTTATACTGTGGGAGATGTGGTAGTTATGGAGGTGAGGTGAGTGAAGCTCCTGTCGTATGGTGTTTTGGGAACCTGCATACTGATCAGCGGTGTTACCCCCATACTGTTCAAGGTGGGGATGAACGCGGTCGGAAGTCTCGATACCATGGACCGGCTGTTGTCCCTCAGGACGGTTAAACTCGTGCTCTCCAATAAGTACATCCTGGCCGGCATCGCCCTTTATCTGGGATCCTCGATCCTGTGGCTAATTGGCCTCTCGATGCTGGATGTGAGCCTGATGTATCCTCTTTTGAGCCTGGCCTACGTTGTAACCACCGTGCTGGCGGTTTTGGTTCTCAATGAACCGGTGAGAATGAGCCGCTGGATGGGGGTGATCCTCATAATACTCGGAAGCATCCTGACGGGGCTTAACAGGTAGTAAATTCGGCAGAATTCTGGTGCCCCGGCCGGGATTTGAACCCGGGGCGCGGGCTCGAAAGGCCCGCATGTTTGACCGGGCTACACCACCGGGGCAGTGGCGCGTCCACTCTCCTAACCCTTGGCAGGACTTAAAAGTTTTTCGGTATTGTCATGGGAGAGAGTCCGATTTAGCACCAAACGTACGCCGTAACGCCTCAGATGTTGGCGTATAACCTCAAGCTCTCCGTTTGGGGAGCAATGAACACCGCACCACCCTTCATCCCTCGGGGAGACCATTGGGGGACCTATCAGGGGGTTCAGAACCACGTAGAAATCCCCGTGTCCCTCGAGATGGCCGAGGGCCTCGTCGATGTACCTCAAGACCTCGCCCGCGGGGAAACCCCTGGGCACCGGGATCCTGAGTTCCAGGGGAATCGAGCTGTCGGTTATAATGTCGAGACTCCGGAGGAAAAGCCCCCAGAGTTTCCAGCTTACCTCTTCCGGGAGCCCGTAGAGGTGGAACGGCGGGGATTTCAGGTCGGTGGCCACGTGGTCAATCAAACCCTCATCCACAAGCTTTCGCAGGGGCCCCACGAGCGTTCCATTAGTGTTCAGGCTGATCCTAACGCCGGTTTCCTTGACCTTCCTCAGCAGGGGCACCAGCTCCCGCCACTGGAGGAGGGGCTCTCCCCCGGTTATGTGCAGGTAGTCGATCAGAAATGCGCTTTCCCGCAGGTCTTCCATGAGTCGGGCCTCGTCCAGCCCGGTGCACCCTTTCCCTTCAGCTATCACCCAGTTGTGGCAGAAGGGGCACTCCAGGTTGCACCCGCAGAGCCACAGGGTGAAAGTGACTTTTCCGTGGACGTCCACCATACTGACGCTCTTCCACCCTGCCGTGAGCATGGGCATCACCCGACCAAAATTCATAGGAAATCAGGGGGAGTAGTGCCTCCTCGTCCAGAACTCCCTCTTTCTGAATGGATTCCAGTTCCTCAACGGCCTGTAGTAACCGATTATCCTGCTCCATATCTCCACGCTATCGCTCCCGCAACGCGGACAGTGGGTGTAGAGGCCAGTCGTCGAGTATCCACATCCGTTGCACACCGTTACCGCAGGGGTGTAGCTCCAGTAGACGAGCTCCGTTTTAAG encodes:
- the trm10 gene encoding tRNA (guanine(9)-/adenine(9)-N1)-methyltransferase; translation: MKTLADVLRDALRERGIESFGVLSKRFRKSRNKLQDVALEMINGKGAIFRVPEKTSVAWDLNGNRVEGSHYAYAPLCMAEKFEIVLSPEELRSRLPEWPRFVIDLSLWGEHTQKEKGKVCLQVIQSYGLLKERFTGRELVVAPANEEFKRLFYGPLDRITAYEGSTAEFLKENGIDEVVLLDPWADEVLGEDDLRAKAFVIGGIVDTSGKKRGATPKIGEELERGGIKVRRRKIVLKGDVIGVPDRINRIVGIILAMMVEGKSMDEAVYGFQEPLHARWRLRKELPRRAIRYKINGKTYRVVEKELFDEYSRWLRIRWEDFVKVLQELDLVALERRRIHHLNKISNPRVINGKLHRVILLKKAAMLCYNC
- a CDS encoding ArnT family glycosyltransferase, producing MRSKNEGFKGLMEQELTVLLAYLLGLAALITFPYFLTRRTPPGYIIGGDTLVHAAISRGILLGRNPFLDQTYNVPPNWYPFLYHLIVAGTSKVLGFSIEESMIFLQVVFTISMLLVVFYVAKELWGGLAGIGAMALSFLLLTAHRYPNPKELAPLLGLISFFLFARSRFWLSGLAMGFAFWTHFGFVLPIAGLPLVMFMIKRDKRYLIPLLVSFLVFLPFVINAALHAQNPPRIEDIYRFWETDTPEKKLLSLMPSLYLLPFVGVGLLKWARRRDPYADELLILIVLIWLARLSPILLKPFGIELWSSRFTGLLPYSYILLSAYGISGVDVSSIKVKAVVLGTLLIVLPLAGALNFWDSVNGDGFVKVSEMDFDHYYPPEHFPEIASWIIQNTGRDDVVATSEEAGMMLNAMTGRPIIATLYGHGNVFLNNEKRRHDLRTLFAGNCKEKESVIRRYRVKYIVVDPFVLQKWGRTNMSCVAHPVYTVGDVVVMEVR
- a CDS encoding EamA family transporter, whose amino-acid sequence is MKLLSYGVLGTCILISGVTPILFKVGMNAVGSLDTMDRLLSLRTVKLVLSNKYILAGIALYLGSSILWLIGLSMLDVSLMYPLLSLAYVVTTVLAVLVLNEPVRMSRWMGVILIILGSILTGLNR
- a CDS encoding anaerobic ribonucleoside-triphosphate reductase activating protein gives rise to the protein MLTAGWKSVSMVDVHGKVTFTLWLCGCNLECPFCHNWVIAEGKGCTGLDEARLMEDLRESAFLIDYLHITGGEPLLQWRELVPLLRKVKETGVRISLNTNGTLVGPLRKLVDEGLIDHVATDLKSPPFHLYGLPEEVSWKLWGLFLRSLDIITDSSIPLELRIPVPRGFPAGEVLRYIDEALGHLEGHGDFYVVLNPLIGPPMVSPRDEGWCGVHCSPNGELEVIRQHLRRYGVRLVLNRTLSHDNTEKLLSPAKG